A stretch of DNA from Cloacibacillus sp.:
TGCGCTTTCTTTCATAAAAGCCGCCCCAGCCGTTGGATATTTTTTCTGTTTCAGTGACCATCATTTTAATATTGCCGTCTCTTGGAAGAAGGTTGAACCTTACAGTCGTATTCTGCGCCGCCGTCCAGAAGCCGTCGCCAAAGTTTTTATCGAAAGTTAGTTTATAGGGCGTGACTTCGTTTATCGCGAAGTTTTTGCCGGTCATGACTTCAATAAGGACGTCCTGTACCTGCTGCGGCGTGCAGTCTCTGATTGTGGTCGTATATACCGACGCCGCAAACGAGACGGATGCCGTCAGAATAACGAACAATATGGCCATCATGATTTTTTTCATTTCAATCTTCCTCTCAAGAACAAAAATTGTATTATAGAAGAGCTGCCGTTAGTCTATCATGTTTTATGGATTTTTACAGCTTCATGTTAAAGTGTCTTGCTTCATAGCTTTATCCGGGATATTTTTTCTTTGCTCGCGGTCATCAGTGCGGGGCGGCCGATAATGACGGATAATAAAGGGGCGGCGAAACGGGGCGTTTTCTCCAGTGTTAAGATCAACTTCATATAATTTGTACCAGCTGTTCTCCGGCATAATATGGTATGGGCAAAACTACCGGCTTTTCTCTCCTGGTTTTTATCACTATTTAATCGTTATTTTTACTAACGCGGGAATTTTAATGCTTATTATACTGATTTATATATTAAAGCTGCAAAATAATATATAAAACGGCAGTGATGCCGTAATCAGAAGGAGCGTTATTGTTGTGAAGATATCCCCAATCAAAGTTTTGTTGCTGTCGTTTATGGTTTCACTCTTCGCCTTCGGCGGACAGGCCCTCACGGCGGCGGGAGACGCGGTCCGCACCGCCGAACCGTTCACCGGCAAGGTTCTGGTCGAAGGGCTTGACGGCCCCTGGGAGATGCTGTGGGGGCCCGATAATATGCTGTGGGTGACGGAGCGGCTTGGAAAGAGGATCGTGCGCGTCGATCCCGCAAGCGGGGCGGTGCGCGAGGCGGCCCGTATTGACAGGGCAAACGCCGCCGGCGGCCATGAGGGCATCCTCGGTCTGGCGCTGGCGCCTGATTTTCTCAAAAAAGGCGGCAAAAATTATGTCTATGTGGTCTATACGTATAAATCGTCGCCCAGCCAAAGCAAGTCGGATTTTAAGAGGATAGCCCGCTTCCGCTTTGACGCCAAAAGCGAAAAATTAGTCGATGAAAAGGTGATCCTCGACAAGATCCCCGCCGGAGACGACCATAACGCGGGACGTATAGTCTTTGGCCCGGACGGCAAACTTTATCTCTCTCTCGGCGAGCTCGGCCATAACCAGGGCGCCAATATGCTGCTGCCCAACGAGGCGCAGCGCCTTCCCTCAGCCGCGGAGGTGCGCAAATCCGACTGGAGCTCATATGTCGGAAAGGTGCTGAGGATTGAGCCGGACGGCTCCATCCCGCGCGACAACCCGGTGCTTGACGGTGTGAGAAGCCATATCTTCACCTACGGCCACCGCAATCCGCAGGGACTGGTGTTTGTGGGGGAGAACCTCTTCTCCTGCGAGCACGGCCCCTCGACCGACGACGAGATCAACCTGCTGGTGAGCGGCGGCAATTACGGCTGGCCAATAGTAGCGGGCTTCCGTGACAACCAGGCCTACACCTACGCCGACTGGTCGAAGGCCAACAAGAGCGCGATAGATAAGTACGACCCCAACCAGCCCAACATCATCCCCGAGGGCGTGCCCGTGATAAGGGAGCTGGACTGGAACGCGCCGAACTTCAAAGAGCCGCTGAAGACCTTCTATACGGTGCCCAACAGCTATAACTTCAAGGATTCCCGCTTTGAAAAACTGCCGTATCTCTTCTGGCCGACCGTGGCCCCGTTGAGCATCACCTATTACCCGGCGGACGGCGCGATCGAGGCGTGGAGAAATTCCCTCATCATCACGACGCTGAAAACCGGCGAGTTGTACCGGATGAAGCTGAACGCGGACGGAAAGACGCTGCAGGGCGACGCGATACCGTACTTCCATACCGCCAACCGCTATCGCGCGGCGGTCGTCTCCCCCGATACGAAGAGCATCTTCGTCATGACAGACAAGGGCGGCAATGTGCTGGACAGGAATTTCATGCCGACCAGTCAGGTGGAGAACTCGGGTGCGATAATCGTGTTTACATATGCCGGAGAGGGAAAATAATATATCCATTGACTTAACAGTAAGATATTTTTAAGCCGCGGGGCTGTCCCGCATGATAATGACAGATGCATGGCTTTCACATTGGCGGATGGGCCGAATGAAAGCTGTGTATCTGTCCTTTTTTGTCATTGTAAATTTTGCGTGCAGGGAGCGGTGAAAATAAAGAAGATAAAGGAAAAGTTCCGGTAAGAGGCGGGGCTTTTCCCGTCTGCCGCCGATTCCGGTCACGGCGGCCTGATTGTGAGCTGTCTTTCAGAAAATACTATATTGTGGATAAAATACTTGCAAGCAAATGCTAATGCAAAAAAATACAGGTATTTTATAGCGTAAATATAAACATTACACCTGTTTTATAATTTGAGGCCGGTTTGACATTCCCGTACGGCGCTCACTATAATGCTTGCGCGCCGTTATTCCATAATGGTTTTATATAACAATATTCAGTCTGAAGAGGAGCGTTTTAATTATGAAGTTTCTGGAAAAGCTCAGTGATTTTGTGGGTAAGTATATGGCCGTTATCGTCGTCGTAGTCGCGGCGGCGGCGCTTTTCGTACCGGCGGTCCTGATATGGATAAAGACGTCGTGGATCACGACCCTGCTGATGATAGTGATGTTCGGGATGGGGCTGACGCTGGATCCCGTCGACTTCGCCGTAGTCTTTAAGCGTCCGAAGGACGTCATTCTCGGGTGCCTCGCGCAGTTTACGATCATGCCTCTTCTGGCCTTCGCGCTTGGCAAGGCCTTTGCCCTGGACGACGCGCTGCTGGTCGGCGTTATCCTTGTCGGGACCTGCCCCGGCGGGACCTCGTCAAACGTTATCACCTACCTCAGCAAGGGCGACGTCGCCCTCTCCGTGGGGATGACCAGCGTCTCGACGCTGCTCGCCCCGCTGCTCACGCCGGCGCTGACCTACCTTCTGCTGAGGCAGACCGTCTCCGTCGATATGGCGGCGATGTTCATGTCGATCGTCAAGGTGGTGATCCTGCCGATCGCCGCGGGCTTCGTCATCAATAAATTTTTCAGCAGCACCACCCAGAAGGCGGTCAAGGTACTGCCGCTCGTCTCTGTGACGGCCATTGTCATGATCGTCGCCGCGGTGGTCTCCGCCAACTCCGCGAAGATCATGACCACCGGCGTTCTCGTGTTCTCGGTCGTCATCCTGCATAACATTCTCGGCTACGCGCTCGGTTACGTGATCGCCGCGTTTTTGAAGGTCCCGCTCGCGAAGAAGAAGGCGATCTCGATAGAGGTCGGGATGCAGAATTCAGGCCTCGCCACCAGCCTCGCGGCGACCTCCTTCCCCTCCTTAGCGCTGGCCACGGTCCCGGGCGCGGTATTCAGCGTCTGGCACAACATATCGGGAGCCATTCTCGCGAATATATATTCGCAGATGAAGGAGAAATAGCCTCTTACAAATTACCTTTTGCCTACTGCCGGTCCCGTCCCTTCCCCAAAGGGCGGGGCTTTTTTATGGACTCACTTATCATGTGGTTGGGGAACTATTTTTTTCGCTTGGCGGTATCCCCGCGTGCTAAAATATTACCGGCAAGCACCGCAAAAGTATCCAGACTGCCATAATGCCAAAAGATTGGGATGATGAGCGGGTGAAGATAAATGAGATCGTCAAAAGATACTATCCGCGCGAGCTTTTGCCCTCAGAGGGCGCTTCTGCCCTTGATGGGGAGAGCGTAAGGGCGCTGCTCCGCCGATTCGTTGATGAGGCGAACGGCGACCTTGACCGTCTGGGCGACGAACGCCGCCTCTACCTTCTTGAGGATATCCAGATTGACGAGCCGCGTTTCCAGTCGCGAAACGACATCAGCGGCGAGGCGGTGGAGACCTACGCGCAGAACTATGAGAACGGCGCGGATATGCCGCCCGTCGATATCGCCCTGCTTGACGACGGCCGCCTCTATCTGATAGACGGCTTCCACCGCTGCCGGGCAAGGATGAGGATGGGCGCCGCGTGGGGTTTCATCGACGCCGTGCTGCACAAAAATCTCTCAGAGGCCGACGCACGCTTTTTTTCCATAAAAGAGAACATGAAAAACGGTCTGCCGCTGCGCAGCAGGCGCGACAGAGAGAAGGCCTTCGCGATCTATGTCGAAACTGGACGCTGCCGCTATCCCAACGGGATGCTCAAAAGCTACCGCGAGATCGCGGAGGAGCTGACCTTCCTCGGCAAAGATACGGCGAGGCGTTATATGAGCAGCCTTTTCCCAGAGATCGCGAGACAGCTCTCAAACCGTTACGGCGAGCCGGAGGCTGGGCCGTTGGAAGACAGCTCCTCCAAGACGGAACGGCCGGAAAAAAGCGCCGCGCCAGCGCTGCTGAAGAGCCTGAAGAGGACCGGAGAACGGGCGGCGGCGATCGCCACCGACGAGAGCGCCCTCCTGTATGAGCGGCAGCTGCTGGCGCTGCTGAATGCCTCGCGCGCCAGGTGGCGGCGCGGCGTGATCGAAACGGCGGATTACGAGGGAATCCCAGGGAAGGATTAGGCGGTCTGGCCTTCGGAGGCCTTGAGGACCGGCGGAAATGGGCTTCCGCGCCGCATAGGCGAAGGCTGTCTTTGTCAGTAGTTGCTGTACAATTTTTAATCTCGCACCGCTGGTCACAATTACGCCGATGTTGTATAAATATATATGGGTAAATTAAATATCTTTTTGAAATGTGGTGTTATTTATGAAAATGGACGCTCTGAAATATAAATACCCCTCGCGCCGCACGCTTGTATACGGTTCGCGCGGCATGACCGCCACCACGCAGCCGCTGGCCGCGCAGGCGGGGCTTGAAATGCTGAGAAGGGGCGGAAACGCGGTGGACGCCGCGGTGGCGACCGCCGCCTGCCTCACGGTGGTGGAGCCGACCAGCAACGGGATCGGCGGAGACGCCTTTGCGCTCGTATGGACGGGGGGCAAGCTGCACGGCCTCAATTCAAGCGGACATGCGCCGTCGCGGGCCAATGCCGACGAACTTCTTCGCGGCGGCTGGGAAAAGATGCCGCTCTACGGGTGGAAGGCCGTCACCGTCCCCGGCGCTCCCGCCGCCTGGGCGGCGCTCAACGCGAAGTTTGGCCGCCTGCCGCTCGACGTGCTGCTTGAACCGGCGATCCACTACGCGCGCAGCGGCTTTTCCGTCTCTCCGACGGTGAGCCTGCTCTGGAAAAAGGCCTTCGCCGGTTTTGCCAAAAACCTCCACGGCGGCGAGTTTGCCCACCTCTTCGAGTGCTTCACGGCAGAGGGCAAAGCGCCCGCCGCGGGGCAGATCTGGCGCTGCGAAGCGCAGGCGCGCACGCTGGAAAAGATCGCGGAGACGAGCGCCGCCGCCTTCTATACGGGGGAACTCGCGGAGGCGATAGACCGCTTCTCAAAGGAACATAACGGCTGGCTGCGCGCTGAAGATCTCGCCGCGTTCGCTCCCGAGTGGGTCGAGCCGATAGGCGTGAATTACCGCGGCTACGACGTCTGGGAGATACCGCCGAACGGACAGGGCATCGTCGCGCTGATGGCGCTGAACATCCTGAAAAAATTCACGCTCTCGGAGCGTGAATGCGCGCGCAGCTACCACCTGCAGATAGAGGCGATAAAGCTGGCGTTCGCCGAGGCTCTCGCCGAGGTGGGCGACCCGCGCCATATGCGCCGTTCGGTGACGGAGCTGCTTTCGGAGGAGTTCGCCGACCGCCGCGCCGCCCTCATCGACCCGGCCGTGGCCGGGCTTCCGACCTCGGAGCGCCAGACCTCAGGCGGCACGGTCTATCTGGCGGCGGCGGACGGCGAGGGGAACATGGTCTCGATGATACAGAGCAACTACCGTGGCTTCGGCTCCGGCCTCTGCGTGCCTGGGACGGGGATCACCCTGCATAACCGGGGGAATAATTTCTCGCTTGACCCCGCCTCGCCGAACTTCCTCGCGCCGGGCAAGAGGCCCTACCACACGATAATACCGGGCTTCATCACCAAAGACAACGAGGCGGTCGGCCCCTTTGGGGTGATGGGGGCCTTCATGCAGCCGCAGGGACACCTTCAGATGATCGCCAACATGGTGGACTTCGCCCTCAACCCGCAGGAGGCGCTAGACGCGCCGCGCTGGCAGTGGACGGAGGGGAAACGGGTCGGCCTCGAGCAGGGAGTGGAGAACCATATCATCAAAGAGCTAGCCGCGATGGGGCACGAGGTCTATGTGGACTACGACCACAGCTCCTACGGGCGCGGACAGATAATACTGCGCGGCGAAGACGGCGCCCTCATGGGGGCCACGGAGCCGCGTGCCGACGGCTACGTCGCCGTATACTAAAGGACGGATGTTCGGGTACAAGAGGCGTTCCTGACAGAAGTATCAGGCCTGGACCATTTATAATAACAATATCAGCAGGGCAGCCGTTACTTTTATCAACGGCTGCTTTTATTATATATTTGCGGCGGCAGACTGCGGAATCATTTCAGAAAAAGCCTTTATATGCTTGACATTTTTTAGGATAGCTGTATGCTTTTATTAATGTAATTAAAAAAGATACATTTAATTTCCGGAGGTACGGGAAGATGGAGAGATTCGACGTTATAGTAATCGGTTTTGGTAAGGGCAGCAAAGTTCTCACCAGTGCTATGGCAGCTCAGGGCCGGCGGGTCGCGTTGGTGGAGAAGTCGGACAAGATGTACGGCGGGACCTGTCCCAATGTGGGCTGCGTGCCGACGAAGTTCCTCGTCAACAGGGCTGAGATGGCGCGGATAAAAGGCTTCGCCGGTTTTGAGGAAAAGGCGGCCTTTTACGCGCAGTCCATCCGCGATAAAAAGGAACTTCGGGAGAAAATCCTCGGCAAGATGTTCAATACGTTCGGCGGCAATCCGAATATCACGCTCTACACCGGTACGGCGAAGTTCGTCTCGCCGAAGGAGATAGAGGTCAGCGGCAAAGACTTCACCGCCGCGATCACCGCGGATAAGATCGTCATAGATACCGGCTCCGTGCCGTTCATCCCGCCCATCGAGGGACTTAAAGAATGCCGGTGCGCCTATGTCAGCGAGGGCATGCTCGACCTGGAACGGCTGCCGAAGCGGCTGGTGGTGATCGGCGGGGGAAATATCGGCCTTGAATTCGCCTCGTTCTACCGCCAGTTCGGTTCGGAGGTGACCGTGCTCCAGGATCTGCCGGAGTTTTTCCCGAACGAGGACGCCGACGTAGCGGCGGCGGTCAAGGAGACGCTGGCCGGGCAGGGAATAGAGCTCGTTGCCGGGGCTAAGGTGCTCTCGGTGAAGAACGAAGGCGAGGGCGCGGTCGTCAGGTATGCCGCCGACGGAGAGGAAAAAGAGGCTAAATGCGACGCGGTGCTTGTGTCGACGGGGCGCGTCCCCAATACGCGCGAGCTGAACCTCGGGGCGGCGGGCGTGGAGACGACTCCGCGCGGCGCGGTCGCCGTAGACGAAAGGATGCGCACGACGGAGTCAGGGATCTGGGCTATCGGGGACGTCGCGGGCAGTCCGCAGTTCACCTATATCTCACAGGACGACGCGCGTATCGTAATGGATGATTTTAAGGGCGGCGGCAGAACGAGCGCCGGCCGCAACGTTCCCTACAGCGTATTCCTTGCCCCTCCGCTCTCCCGCGTCGGCCTCACGGAAAAGGCGGCGCTGGCAAAGGGATATAAGATAAAGACCGCCGTGATCCCCGTGACGGGGCTGCCGCGGTCGCACGTCCTCGGCAAGTATACTGGGATGCTGAAGGCCGTCGTCGACGCCGATAGCGGGCTGATCCTCGGAGTTGCCCTCTACTGCGAGGAATCGCACGAGATGATAAATATAGTCACGCTGGCGATGAACGAAAAGCTTTCCTACACGGTACTGCGCGACATGATCTTTACGCACCCCGTGATGAGCGAAGCGTTTAACGATCTTTTCGCCGCGATAAAATAAATCACCGTAAATCGGCGTTTATACGCGCCGCTGACTTAGCTCAACAAGGCCGGAAAATCCTCGACGCACGAAAGTGCGCCTGCGGTTTTCCGGCCTTATTTCGCGTCGTCATCGACACGTCTAAACGCCGATTTCCTTCGGGTGGGAAAAGAGATAAACAGCGATTTAGCTTTTGATTTTCTGGAGAGTAATTCGCTGTTTATCATTACCCTATCGAGGATAAACCGGCGGCGGGGCTGTATTGGAAAATGGGGACGGAGGCGTTTGTGTATTCAACTTCCGCCCCCTATCGCGCGGCCGCGCATAGAGGAAAATCACGCGGTAAAAATGATATAAATCGGGGTTTTCTTTAGTGAATAGGCGTGCTATCCTAGCGTTATTGAAACATATCTAAAAATATACTTTAGGAGGCGGCAATGATGACGGGTATTCCTTTAATTATTATCTTTGTTCTGGCAATCATTGTGATGGTGGCGGCGATATCGAAGTATAAGATTCATCCTTTCCTGTCGATAATGGCGGTGTCCCTGATCTTCGGCGTGATCGCCGGGATTCCGCTCAAGGACATTCCGGGAGTGATCGGGGCGGGCTTTTCCGGAACATTCACCAGTATCGGCATCGTGATAATCTTCGGCGCGCTTGTCGGGACCCTGCTTGAAAAGACGGGGGCGGCGCTCAAGATGGCCGACGTGGTGGTAACGCTGGTAGGGAAAAAGAATCCCGAGCTTGCGATCATCATAATGGGATGGATTGTCTCGATACCGGTCTTCTGCGACAGCGGATTTGTCGTGCTCAACCCGATAAGAAAGGCGCTTGTAAAGAGGACGGGGGCCTCCAGCGTCGCGATGACGGTGGCGCTCTCTATGGGGCTTTACATATCCCACTGCTTCATACCGCCGACGCCGGGACCGATTGCCGCGGCCAACGCCCTTGGTATCGGCGATAATATCCTGCTGGTCATCGGGCTTGGCGCGCTGCTCTCCGTTCCCGCGCTTGCCGCGGGGTATATTTTCGCGAAATATATCGGAAAACGTGTCTCGGCGCGCGACGATAACGCCGACATGGATCTGGTGAAGAGCTACGAAGAGCTTATCGCCGAATATGGCAGGCTCCCGGGCGGCGTGATGTCGTTTGCCCCGATAATCGTTCCTATCTTCCTCATGGGACTGGCCTCGGCCTTCTCAATGGCGAAGGTGAGCATCTCCGCCATTATCTTCCTCGGTACCCCGATCATCGCGCTCGCGGTCGGCGTCATCCTCGGCGTAATCCTGCTGGTCCAGTCCGGCAAGGCGAAGGACTTCTACGAGATCACGAACGACACCCTGAAGACCGTCGGCCCGATACTTTTCATCACCGCCGCCGGCGGCGTGCTCGGCAAGGTCATCAGCGTCTCAGGGATGGTGCAGTACATCACGGAGAATTCCAGCGTCCTCTCGACGATCGGCATATTCTTCCCCTTCGTGCTGGCCGCGATACTGAAAACGGCGCAGGGCTCCTCTACGGTGGCGATCACCACCACCGCGGGTATGCTCGCCCCCATGCTTCCCGTGCTGGGGCTCAACACGCCGTCGCTCTCGGCGCTCTGCGTCATCGCGATCGGCGCGGGAGCGATGACGGTCTCGCACGCGAACGACTCCTATTTCTGGGTCGTCACGAATTTCGGCGAGATGGAGACGGAGCAGGGCTACAAGACCCAGACCATGGGCACCTTGATAATCGGGCTCGCCTCGATGGTCGGCGTATTCGTCGCCTATCTGGTACTGAAATAACCGAAAAAAGGCCGCGTTAAGCGAGGCCTGATAAATCGGAGAGGGGCATGTCCGTTAAGGTCATGCCCCTCTCTTCGTTATAAAGTAATCGCGCGAAAGCGCCGCGCCTAGGGGTTATATATCTTCATTCCGGCCCGCTCCGCGGCGTTTTTCAGGTGCGTGAGAGCCGCTTCCTGCGCCGCCGCCGGGTCTTTCGCCATAATATATTTCACCACGCGGCGGTGCTCTTCGAGGACGTTGTGCGCCCTCTCTGGCGAGGCCATCGTCATTATGCGCAGCTCCTTAGCGAGATCGTGCAGCTTTCCCTGCAAAAAGAGGAGAAATTCTATCAATACGGGGTTATGGCTCGCGCGCGCGATCGCCGCGTTGTAGCGGTCATGGGCCTCCGCCCCCGGGGCATTTTCTTTGACGGCCTCTTCCATTCCTCTGAAAGACTCCGTTATCTCCGCGATATCCTCCTGCGTGCGCCGCATCGCGGCGAGCCCCGCCGCCTCCGATTCAAGCAGCGCGCGCATTTCGTAAAAATAGTTTATCTCACCGATCGAGACGGTCTCGAATACATCGGAAAACCTGAACGCCTGACGGCTGCGCGCGTTTTTTACGACAATGCCGCGCCCCTGTTTTGATTCGAGGATATCCTCGTTTTTCAGGCTGGCGATGGCCTCGCGGAGAATGGTGCGGCTCACGCCGTATCTCTGGGCGAGCTCCGTCTCCGGCGGCAGTTTATCTCCCACCGTGAGCTGCCCTGACTGTATCTCCGAGAGGATCAGCTTCGATATCTGTGAAGACAGCCTCTCCGCTTTGACCGGCATCGCCGGGGATATCTTTCTCTCCTGTATATCCATATGGGAAACCCTCTTTCGGAACTGCTCTCTAATCATCATTGTCCGGCCTTTCTATCTAGTTTATCACAAGCGCCGCCGTGAGTTAAACGTGGTATAGGCATAAATGCCAGCGGCAGCATAGTAAACAGCATTGATTCAATTTTTTTAACGATACGAAAAAATGTTTAAAAAGCCCCTCAAAGCTATTGACATATTTTTGTATGATTGTAGTATTATATTATAAAATTATTATTTAAGAAAAACACAGGCAAGGTCACGTTATATCAAAAAGGAGTGGTTTTTTGAAGATGAAAGAGGCACTTATGATGCAGGGAGCGAGAACGATAATGGATAACTGCGTCTCGCTCAAAGCGGGCGAGACGATCCTGATCGTCACCGATATGGTGCAGGAGAACATCGCCAAGGTCCTGGCCACGGCGGCGGTGGAGCGCGGCGCTGAGGTAGTGGTAAGCACGATGAAGCCCCGCCAGCGCGCGGGCGAGGAGCCGCC
This window harbors:
- a CDS encoding glucose/sorbosone family PQQ-dependent dehydrogenase; the protein is MKISPIKVLLLSFMVSLFAFGGQALTAAGDAVRTAEPFTGKVLVEGLDGPWEMLWGPDNMLWVTERLGKRIVRVDPASGAVREAARIDRANAAGGHEGILGLALAPDFLKKGGKNYVYVVYTYKSSPSQSKSDFKRIARFRFDAKSEKLVDEKVILDKIPAGDDHNAGRIVFGPDGKLYLSLGELGHNQGANMLLPNEAQRLPSAAEVRKSDWSSYVGKVLRIEPDGSIPRDNPVLDGVRSHIFTYGHRNPQGLVFVGENLFSCEHGPSTDDEINLLVSGGNYGWPIVAGFRDNQAYTYADWSKANKSAIDKYDPNQPNIIPEGVPVIRELDWNAPNFKEPLKTFYTVPNSYNFKDSRFEKLPYLFWPTVAPLSITYYPADGAIEAWRNSLIITTLKTGELYRMKLNADGKTLQGDAIPYFHTANRYRAAVVSPDTKSIFVMTDKGGNVLDRNFMPTSQVENSGAIIVFTYAGEGK
- a CDS encoding bile acid:sodium symporter family protein — its product is MKFLEKLSDFVGKYMAVIVVVVAAAALFVPAVLIWIKTSWITTLLMIVMFGMGLTLDPVDFAVVFKRPKDVILGCLAQFTIMPLLAFALGKAFALDDALLVGVILVGTCPGGTSSNVITYLSKGDVALSVGMTSVSTLLAPLLTPALTYLLLRQTVSVDMAAMFMSIVKVVILPIAAGFVINKFFSSTTQKAVKVLPLVSVTAIVMIVAAVVSANSAKIMTTGVLVFSVVILHNILGYALGYVIAAFLKVPLAKKKAISIEVGMQNSGLATSLAATSFPSLALATVPGAVFSVWHNISGAILANIYSQMKEK
- a CDS encoding ParB N-terminal domain-containing protein, which encodes MKINEIVKRYYPRELLPSEGASALDGESVRALLRRFVDEANGDLDRLGDERRLYLLEDIQIDEPRFQSRNDISGEAVETYAQNYENGADMPPVDIALLDDGRLYLIDGFHRCRARMRMGAAWGFIDAVLHKNLSEADARFFSIKENMKNGLPLRSRRDREKAFAIYVETGRCRYPNGMLKSYREIAEELTFLGKDTARRYMSSLFPEIARQLSNRYGEPEAGPLEDSSSKTERPEKSAAPALLKSLKRTGERAAAIATDESALLYERQLLALLNASRARWRRGVIETADYEGIPGKD
- a CDS encoding gamma-glutamyltransferase family protein translates to MKMDALKYKYPSRRTLVYGSRGMTATTQPLAAQAGLEMLRRGGNAVDAAVATAACLTVVEPTSNGIGGDAFALVWTGGKLHGLNSSGHAPSRANADELLRGGWEKMPLYGWKAVTVPGAPAAWAALNAKFGRLPLDVLLEPAIHYARSGFSVSPTVSLLWKKAFAGFAKNLHGGEFAHLFECFTAEGKAPAAGQIWRCEAQARTLEKIAETSAAAFYTGELAEAIDRFSKEHNGWLRAEDLAAFAPEWVEPIGVNYRGYDVWEIPPNGQGIVALMALNILKKFTLSERECARSYHLQIEAIKLAFAEALAEVGDPRHMRRSVTELLSEEFADRRAALIDPAVAGLPTSERQTSGGTVYLAAADGEGNMVSMIQSNYRGFGSGLCVPGTGITLHNRGNNFSLDPASPNFLAPGKRPYHTIIPGFITKDNEAVGPFGVMGAFMQPQGHLQMIANMVDFALNPQEALDAPRWQWTEGKRVGLEQGVENHIIKELAAMGHEVYVDYDHSSYGRGQIILRGEDGALMGATEPRADGYVAVY
- a CDS encoding FAD-dependent oxidoreductase, with the translated sequence MERFDVIVIGFGKGSKVLTSAMAAQGRRVALVEKSDKMYGGTCPNVGCVPTKFLVNRAEMARIKGFAGFEEKAAFYAQSIRDKKELREKILGKMFNTFGGNPNITLYTGTAKFVSPKEIEVSGKDFTAAITADKIVIDTGSVPFIPPIEGLKECRCAYVSEGMLDLERLPKRLVVIGGGNIGLEFASFYRQFGSEVTVLQDLPEFFPNEDADVAAAVKETLAGQGIELVAGAKVLSVKNEGEGAVVRYAADGEEKEAKCDAVLVSTGRVPNTRELNLGAAGVETTPRGAVAVDERMRTTESGIWAIGDVAGSPQFTYISQDDARIVMDDFKGGGRTSAGRNVPYSVFLAPPLSRVGLTEKAALAKGYKIKTAVIPVTGLPRSHVLGKYTGMLKAVVDADSGLILGVALYCEESHEMINIVTLAMNEKLSYTVLRDMIFTHPVMSEAFNDLFAAIK
- a CDS encoding GntP family permease, which encodes MTGIPLIIIFVLAIIVMVAAISKYKIHPFLSIMAVSLIFGVIAGIPLKDIPGVIGAGFSGTFTSIGIVIIFGALVGTLLEKTGAALKMADVVVTLVGKKNPELAIIIMGWIVSIPVFCDSGFVVLNPIRKALVKRTGASSVAMTVALSMGLYISHCFIPPTPGPIAAANALGIGDNILLVIGLGALLSVPALAAGYIFAKYIGKRVSARDDNADMDLVKSYEELIAEYGRLPGGVMSFAPIIVPIFLMGLASAFSMAKVSISAIIFLGTPIIALAVGVILGVILLVQSGKAKDFYEITNDTLKTVGPILFITAAGGVLGKVISVSGMVQYITENSSVLSTIGIFFPFVLAAILKTAQGSSTVAITTTAGMLAPMLPVLGLNTPSLSALCVIAIGAGAMTVSHANDSYFWVVTNFGEMETEQGYKTQTMGTLIIGLASMVGVFVAYLVLK
- a CDS encoding FadR/GntR family transcriptional regulator; translation: MDIQERKISPAMPVKAERLSSQISKLILSEIQSGQLTVGDKLPPETELAQRYGVSRTILREAIASLKNEDILESKQGRGIVVKNARSRQAFRFSDVFETVSIGEINYFYEMRALLESEAAGLAAMRRTQEDIAEITESFRGMEEAVKENAPGAEAHDRYNAAIARASHNPVLIEFLLFLQGKLHDLAKELRIMTMASPERAHNVLEEHRRVVKYIMAKDPAAAQEAALTHLKNAAERAGMKIYNP